From the Pontiella agarivorans genome, one window contains:
- a CDS encoding response regulator, translating to MNFSNKDEAMELNAKVLVLDDEPLVRLLICSKLEQAGAQVSEAGCCADALKLMRNTRFDAALFDYRLPDGNGIDVVRLLRKEGFELPIAMLSGEAADLEEKTVNDLGICAVFPKPPDVALIARTLAREAGCSTIKETVRVGRYVYVKADPADTQNWSEWAGNDWLAVDFSAWPSDSLPSAMIDFIRMPRRGMAVVGATPALCEYFDALDLNIEFAAGIDELAALSRRPTTPLERAALLESVQPGKLTESHA from the coding sequence ATGAATTTTAGCAACAAGGATGAGGCCATGGAATTGAATGCCAAGGTGCTGGTATTGGACGATGAGCCGCTGGTCCGGTTGCTGATCTGTTCAAAACTGGAGCAGGCCGGAGCGCAGGTGAGCGAGGCCGGTTGTTGTGCTGATGCACTCAAGCTGATGAGGAACACCCGGTTCGATGCCGCGTTGTTTGACTATCGTTTGCCGGATGGAAACGGAATTGATGTGGTTCGTCTTTTGCGCAAGGAGGGGTTCGAATTACCTATTGCAATGCTCAGCGGAGAGGCGGCAGATCTCGAAGAGAAAACCGTGAATGATCTCGGTATTTGTGCCGTATTTCCGAAACCGCCCGATGTGGCACTGATTGCAAGAACGCTGGCGCGAGAGGCAGGTTGTTCAACGATTAAGGAAACGGTAAGGGTGGGGCGCTATGTGTATGTTAAAGCCGATCCCGCCGATACGCAAAACTGGTCCGAGTGGGCGGGTAATGATTGGCTGGCGGTTGATTTTTCAGCATGGCCTTCCGATTCATTGCCGTCGGCAATGATCGATTTCATTCGCATGCCGCGTCGTGGAATGGCCGTGGTGGGTGCAACGCCGGCTTTGTGTGAATATTTTGATGCGCTGGATTTGAATATTGAATTTGCCGCCGGGATTGATGAGTTGGCCGCGCTTTCGCGGCGTCCGACAACGCCGTTGGAACGCGCTGCTCTTTTGGAATCGGTACAACCGGGGAAATTGACGGAATCTCATGCGTAA
- a CDS encoding flagellin, protein MQISNNTTAFNVWKNYNSNIEGLQNSMAKLSSGSRIENAGDDASGLAMSERLRTQSRNTSAAAGNVENKLNYLQTADSWMQKMHDMLGRMGELAVMANDGTKSDIDRTVLQQEFAQMQDEIARITTGANAAGKFNGVALFQGGPGIMQQVGADGGQTFSSAAVDLTTASADDLGNGTTWGELIDSAGSITISAQPDAETAVTELQLGIDFLSGKRADVGAEMNRMEQTLDGLRSYEENIMATESRIRDVDVAKETSEMTKYQILQQVGTAMLAQANQLPGNVMQLFG, encoded by the coding sequence ATGCAGATATCGAATAATACAACGGCGTTCAACGTCTGGAAAAATTATAACAGCAATATTGAAGGTCTTCAGAATTCGATGGCCAAATTATCGTCCGGCAGCCGCATAGAAAATGCCGGTGATGATGCTTCCGGACTGGCCATGAGCGAACGGCTGCGTACGCAGTCGCGTAATACGTCCGCTGCAGCAGGCAATGTGGAAAACAAATTGAACTATCTGCAGACGGCCGATTCCTGGATGCAGAAAATGCACGATATGCTCGGCCGTATGGGGGAGCTTGCGGTGATGGCCAACGATGGCACGAAGTCGGATATCGATCGCACGGTATTGCAGCAGGAGTTTGCTCAGATGCAGGATGAAATTGCCCGCATCACTACCGGGGCCAATGCCGCCGGAAAATTTAATGGCGTTGCTCTTTTTCAGGGCGGTCCCGGCATTATGCAGCAGGTGGGAGCCGACGGGGGGCAGACCTTTTCTTCCGCCGCAGTGGATTTGACGACAGCCAGTGCTGACGATTTGGGCAATGGAACAACGTGGGGCGAATTGATTGACAGCGCGGGGAGCATTACTATTTCAGCGCAACCCGATGCTGAAACCGCCGTTACTGAATTGCAGTTGGGAATCGATTTCCTGAGTGGAAAACGGGCGGATGTCGGGGCTGAGATGAATCGCATGGAGCAGACGCTGGACGGGCTGCGAAGTTATGAAGAAAATATCATGGCCACAGAAAGCCGGATTCGCGACGTGGACGTTGCAAAGGAAACGTCTGAAATGACGAAGTATCAGATTCTTCAGCAGGTCGGTACCGCCATGTTGGCGCAGGCCAATCAGCTTCCCGGGAATGTTATGCAACTGTTTGGCTGA
- a CDS encoding LysM peptidoglycan-binding domain-containing protein, which yields MKADVSKGTVLMVFAVVLLSGRNLSAVPVEVPVGAPSRLQTLERKASEYERYKAQYLEIQELFDNMLALLPVDEEEEAVPTPETGYGMLSNLLEKANQSDALGRELKRVQAEKEHIRKQYEALKEEHEEMKASFASTADVIQALETESEKWKVKSEGLRETIERLLLGEFEYYEVKEGDSLQSIAANPMVYGDPLRATWLRQANHRQVENPDNLSPGEVLVVPRFPRNGSYEF from the coding sequence ATGAAAGCAGATGTCAGTAAAGGTACGGTGCTCATGGTATTTGCCGTTGTATTGCTCTCGGGCAGGAATCTGTCGGCAGTTCCTGTGGAGGTTCCGGTGGGAGCGCCCTCTCGGTTACAGACCTTGGAACGTAAAGCGAGTGAGTATGAACGCTACAAGGCGCAGTATCTTGAAATTCAGGAACTGTTCGACAACATGCTGGCTCTTCTTCCGGTCGATGAAGAAGAAGAGGCTGTGCCTACTCCCGAGACCGGATACGGAATGCTGTCCAACTTGCTTGAAAAAGCAAATCAATCGGATGCATTGGGTCGGGAACTTAAACGAGTGCAAGCGGAGAAAGAGCACATTCGGAAGCAGTACGAAGCCTTGAAAGAAGAGCATGAAGAGATGAAGGCTTCGTTTGCAAGCACAGCAGACGTCATTCAGGCACTGGAGACCGAATCTGAAAAATGGAAAGTCAAATCGGAAGGGTTGCGAGAGACCATAGAGCGGTTGCTTTTGGGTGAATTTGAGTATTACGAGGTGAAAGAAGGCGATTCACTGCAAAGTATTGCCGCCAACCCCATGGTCTATGGAGATCCTCTGCGCGCCACCTGGCTGCGGCAGGCCAACCATCGTCAGGTCGAGAATCCCGATAATTTATCTCCCGGTGAAGTTCTGGTTGTGCCCCGATTCCCAAGGAACGGATCGTATGAATTTTAG
- a CDS encoding flagellin: MQISNNTSAFNVWKNYTNNVSNLRDSMSKLSSGSRINNAGDDPSGLAMSERLRTQSRNTAAAAGNVENKLNYLQTADSWMQKIHDMLGRMGELAVMANDGTKSTTDKDVLQKEFKQMQDEISRIVDTTDGAGKFNGLALFGGTAVSQQVGADGGQSFTGAAIDLTQGSADTLAGGSKWGDLINSGLADAASGLIAISGSEGDAGEAVSVINEGIDYISTKRADIGAEMKRMDQTLDGLRSYEENISATESRIRDVDVAKETAEMSKYSILQQVGTAMLAQANQLPQGVLQLLG, encoded by the coding sequence ATGCAGATCAGTAATAATACCTCGGCGTTCAATGTATGGAAAAACTATACAAACAACGTCAGTAACCTGCGCGACTCAATGTCAAAGCTGTCTTCCGGCAGTCGCATCAATAACGCAGGCGATGATCCGTCGGGACTGGCCATGAGCGAACGACTGCGTACGCAGTCGCGCAACACGGCCGCAGCGGCGGGGAATGTGGAAAACAAGTTGAACTACTTGCAGACCGCAGATTCCTGGATGCAGAAAATTCACGACATGCTCGGTCGAATGGGCGAGCTGGCTGTGATGGCGAACGATGGTACGAAATCAACAACCGATAAAGATGTTCTGCAGAAAGAGTTCAAGCAGATGCAGGATGAAATTTCCCGGATTGTTGACACGACCGACGGTGCTGGAAAGTTCAATGGATTGGCTCTGTTTGGCGGTACTGCTGTTTCGCAGCAGGTGGGTGCAGATGGCGGACAGAGCTTTACCGGTGCAGCGATCGACCTGACTCAGGGCAGTGCGGATACGCTTGCCGGGGGCAGCAAGTGGGGCGACCTGATCAACAGTGGTCTGGCCGATGCGGCTTCCGGTTTGATTGCAATTTCCGGTTCAGAAGGTGATGCCGGAGAGGCTGTGTCTGTAATCAATGAAGGAATCGATTATATCAGCACGAAACGTGCGGATATCGGTGCTGAAATGAAACGTATGGACCAGACCCTGGACGGGCTGCGCTCCTACGAAGAAAACATCAGTGCCACCGAAAGTCGGATCCGCGATGTGGATGTGGCCAAGGAAACCGCAGAGATGTCCAAGTACAGCATCCTGCAGCAGGTCGGAACGGCAATGTTGGCGCAAGCGAATCAGTTGCCGCAGGGCGTGCTTCAGCTTCTGGGCTAA
- a CDS encoding flagellin, whose protein sequence is MQVSNNISSFNVWKNYTNNVSSLRDSMSKLSSGSRINNAGDDPSGLAMSERLRTQTRNTSAAASNVENKLNYLQTADSWMQKMHDMLGRMGELAVMANDDTKSDTDKDILQKEFSQMQQEIERIAGDSNVAGGGDADAAGKFNGLALFQGGTPISQQVGADGGQVFTSAASLDLSGASTENIGTGTTWGALITSGGALDISAGGDAGAAVTEVNAAIDFISGKRADVGAEMKRMDQTLDGLRSYEENISATESRIRDVDVAKETAEMSKYNILQQVGTAMLAQANQLPQGVLQLLG, encoded by the coding sequence ATGCAAGTCAGCAATAATATTTCATCATTCAATGTATGGAAAAACTATACCAACAACGTCAGCAGTCTGCGCGACTCGATGTCTAAACTTTCGTCTGGAAGCCGTATCAATAACGCCGGGGATGATCCTTCCGGCCTCGCCATGAGCGAACGGCTGCGCACCCAGACCCGGAATACTTCAGCAGCAGCGAGCAACGTGGAAAACAAGCTGAACTATCTGCAGACGGCAGATTCGTGGATGCAGAAAATGCACGATATGCTCGGTCGTATGGGCGAGTTGGCTGTGATGGCTAACGATGACACCAAGTCGGATACAGATAAGGACATCCTGCAGAAAGAATTCTCCCAGATGCAGCAGGAAATTGAACGCATTGCCGGGGATAGCAATGTGGCAGGAGGGGGCGATGCGGATGCCGCCGGTAAGTTTAACGGACTGGCCTTGTTTCAGGGCGGAACCCCGATTTCTCAACAGGTGGGTGCAGATGGCGGACAGGTTTTCACTTCCGCAGCGTCGCTGGATCTTTCCGGCGCATCTACTGAAAACATTGGAACGGGGACCACTTGGGGCGCATTAATCACGTCAGGTGGAGCGCTTGATATTTCTGCAGGCGGGGATGCGGGTGCGGCCGTAACCGAGGTGAATGCAGCCATCGACTTCATCAGTGGGAAGCGTGCGGATGTCGGTGCGGAAATGAAACGTATGGATCAGACTCTGGACGGATTGCGCTCTTATGAAGAAAATATCAGTGCTACCGAAAGCCGTATCCGCGATGTGGATGTGGCCAAGGAAACCGCTGAAATGTCGAAATACAACATTCTTCAGCAGGTTGGAACAGCGATGTTGGCCCAGGCCAACCAGCTGCCGCAGGGTGTGCTTCAGCTTCTCGGCTAA
- a CDS encoding flagellin, translated as MQVSNNISSFNVWKNYTNNVSSLRDSMSKLSSGSRINNAGDDPSGLAMSERLRTQSRNTAAAAGNVENKLNYLQTADSWMQKMHDMLGRMGELAVMSNDGTKSQVDRDILQKEFSQMQEEIVRIADDAGKFNGNALFDGTTISQQVGADGGQTFDGVSIDLQSTTATDLDGATGAGTTTWADLIDGTVNISTAAAAEAAVGDLQLGVDFISNKRADVGAEMKRMDQTLDGLRSYEENISATESRIRDVDVAKETAEMSKYNILQQVGTAMLAQANQLPQGVLQLLG; from the coding sequence ATGCAAGTCAGTAATAATATTTCATCATTCAATGTATGGAAAAACTATACCAACAACGTCAGCAGTCTGCGCGACTCGATGTCAAAACTTTCGTCAGGAAGTCGCATCAATAACGCAGGTGACGATCCCTCAGGCCTGGCTATGAGTGAACGGCTGCGCACCCAGTCCCGCAACACGGCTGCGGCGGCGGGCAATGTGGAAAACAAGCTCAATTATCTGCAGACGGCGGATTCATGGATGCAGAAAATGCACGATATGCTCGGTCGTATGGGCGAGCTGGCTGTGATGTCCAACGATGGGACCAAATCGCAGGTGGATCGCGATATTCTGCAGAAGGAATTCTCGCAGATGCAGGAAGAAATCGTGCGGATTGCGGACGATGCCGGAAAGTTTAACGGTAACGCACTGTTTGACGGAACGACAATTTCGCAGCAGGTGGGTGCGGATGGCGGACAGACCTTCGATGGTGTGTCTATCGATCTGCAGTCTACAACGGCGACGGATCTGGACGGAGCTACTGGTGCGGGCACGACGACCTGGGCGGACCTGATTGACGGAACGGTGAATATCTCCACTGCGGCCGCTGCGGAAGCGGCTGTGGGCGACCTTCAGCTTGGCGTCGATTTCATCAGTAACAAACGTGCGGATGTCGGTGCGGAAATGAAGCGGATGGACCAGACTCTGGACGGGCTGCGCTCCTACGAAGAAAATATCAGTGCCACCGAAAGCCGGATCCGCGATGTGGATGTGGCCAAGGAAACCGCTGAGATGTCGAAATACAATATTCTTCAGCAGGTTGGAACAGCGATGTTGGCCCAGGCTAACCAGCTGCCGCAGGGTGTGCTGCAGCTTCTTGGATAA
- the fliW gene encoding flagellar assembly protein FliW: protein MNKTNETPDPMVLETETRTVRIPVSDGNIFTFPDGVPAFEDYKQFVLYCNTDMQPFFFMKSIGISPEVSFVCLDPFLVCPDYQVRVGPSDLQALNLQRGEDAFIFSFVTVRDDPSEITANLQGPVILNMKNSQGRQIISEGTRHDVRFRVWDALMQSRETSDSAEDDLTATQCR from the coding sequence ATGAATAAAACCAATGAAACGCCGGATCCGATGGTGTTGGAGACCGAAACCCGCACTGTCCGCATTCCGGTGAGCGATGGCAACATTTTCACGTTCCCGGACGGAGTCCCCGCCTTCGAGGACTACAAGCAGTTTGTGCTGTATTGCAATACAGATATGCAGCCGTTCTTTTTTATGAAATCAATCGGAATTTCGCCGGAAGTTTCCTTTGTCTGTCTTGATCCATTTCTGGTTTGTCCGGACTATCAGGTTCGGGTGGGGCCATCGGATTTGCAGGCGCTTAATCTGCAGCGCGGTGAGGATGCATTTATCTTTTCATTCGTAACTGTGCGCGATGACCCCAGCGAAATCACTGCAAATCTGCAGGGGCCGGTGATTCTGAATATGAAGAACAGTCAGGGCCGTCAGATCATCAGCGAAGGGACCCGGCATGATGTTCGTTTCCGTGTTTGGGATGCGTTGATGCAATCCCGGGAAACATCGGATTCTGCTGAAGATGATTTGACTGCAACACAGTGCCGTTAG
- the csrA gene encoding carbon storage regulator CsrA — protein sequence MLILTRKSNESVMLRDDIEVKVLSVRGDQVSLGFSAPAEMNIYRKEIFEAILAANKEAADQSNASLDALCGMFGQ from the coding sequence ATGTTGATTCTGACAAGGAAGTCGAATGAAAGCGTTATGCTGCGAGACGATATTGAGGTCAAAGTACTCAGCGTGCGCGGTGATCAGGTTAGTTTGGGATTTTCGGCTCCGGCTGAAATGAACATCTACCGAAAAGAAATTTTTGAAGCGATTCTGGCCGCCAATAAAGAAGCGGCGGACCAATCGAATGCGTCTCTGGATGCCCTGTGCGGGATGTTCGGGCAATAG
- the fliD gene encoding flagellar filament capping protein FliD: MGIHVGGLSSGTDYAGMIEQLMAARRIPIDTLDNKRIELDYDMGAWSQLNTLASSLTSSLDTLRGFDLWRSMSSESSVESVVTASAATASAEQQYSLVVSNLAKAQSISSDIVDTPTDLIGGGYASEGDVFEIEGEEITIEAGETLTSLRTKINSAALEMPDETRVQASIVNNHLVLTRANTGADSISLSDTTGTVLQNIGILDASAAIKNENVAGENAEFTVNGISVVRTSNDKLTDVIEGLTLNLKGVGASTLDIHADREAVKLAISEFVENYNALAAVVDDYSSVELGGSSELAVKGELYGDSLLSSIRLDLRRMATGSKSAALDETNAAYSYNGETGIMDNLSDIGIWTSGETNQLSIVDSSRLDDMLEYEFSNMEQLFKGVYDEEAVAYTNGVASDMYRYADKISASLTGDIAERIESMTEKYDDYSAEMTELEAALEDYEQTLWDQFTAMEDALANMEYQMSYIESMFSSGS, translated from the coding sequence ATGGGAATACATGTTGGAGGGTTATCTTCGGGAACGGACTACGCAGGCATGATTGAACAACTCATGGCGGCGCGTCGGATTCCGATTGATACATTGGATAATAAGCGAATAGAGCTCGACTACGATATGGGAGCGTGGTCGCAGTTGAATACGTTGGCGTCTTCGCTGACGTCCTCGCTGGACACGCTTCGCGGATTTGATCTCTGGCGCAGTATGTCATCTGAATCCTCTGTGGAAAGCGTGGTAACCGCTTCTGCCGCGACCGCTTCGGCAGAACAGCAGTATTCGCTGGTGGTCTCCAATCTGGCCAAGGCACAAAGTATTTCTTCTGATATCGTGGATACCCCAACCGATCTTATTGGTGGTGGTTACGCATCGGAAGGTGATGTGTTTGAAATCGAGGGCGAGGAAATTACGATTGAAGCGGGGGAAACGCTGACCTCATTACGCACCAAAATCAACAGTGCGGCACTTGAGATGCCGGATGAAACGCGGGTGCAGGCCAGTATCGTCAACAACCATCTCGTATTGACCCGCGCGAATACCGGGGCTGATTCAATTTCGCTTTCCGATACAACCGGAACGGTCCTGCAAAATATAGGGATACTGGATGCTTCGGCTGCGATTAAAAATGAAAATGTTGCCGGTGAGAATGCGGAATTCACGGTCAATGGAATTTCGGTGGTGCGCACATCAAATGACAAACTCACCGATGTTATTGAAGGGCTGACCCTCAACTTAAAAGGGGTGGGGGCATCCACGCTGGATATTCATGCCGACCGCGAAGCGGTTAAACTTGCTATTTCTGAGTTTGTGGAAAATTACAATGCATTAGCTGCGGTGGTGGATGATTACAGCAGTGTGGAATTGGGGGGGAGTTCAGAGCTGGCTGTGAAAGGCGAGTTATATGGCGATTCCCTTTTGAGTTCCATTCGACTGGATCTGCGGCGTATGGCGACGGGGTCGAAATCCGCCGCACTCGATGAAACCAATGCCGCATATTCTTATAATGGCGAGACCGGCATCATGGATAATTTGTCGGATATCGGTATTTGGACCTCCGGTGAAACCAATCAGCTCAGTATTGTGGACAGCAGTCGGCTGGATGACATGCTGGAATACGAATTCTCCAATATGGAGCAGCTGTTTAAAGGGGTTTACGACGAAGAGGCGGTTGCATATACGAACGGAGTTGCTTCCGATATGTATCGTTATGCCGATAAAATCAGTGCATCACTTACGGGAGATATTGCCGAACGTATTGAGTCGATGACTGAAAAGTATGATGATTATTCTGCTGAGATGACGGAGTTGGAGGCGGCTCTGGAAGATTATGAGCAAACGCTTTGGGATCAGTTTACCGCTATGGAAGATGCGCTTGCCAATATGGAATATCAGATGAGCTACATCGAATCCATGTTCAGTTCAGGTAGTTAG
- a CDS encoding flagellin, with amino-acid sequence MQVSNNISSFNVWKNYTNNVSSLRDSMSKLSSGSRINNAGDDPSGLAMSERLRTQTRNTSAAASNVENKLNYLQTADSWMQKMHDMLGRMGELAVMANDGTKSTTDKDILQKEFAQMQDEMKRITGATTSDTDAAGKFNGLRLFQAVDADTSGALDGVIQQVGADGGQTFEGVALDLTAANTDVIYTDLGADGAPAGGDDTVFTWGSLLTSTTDGSGLNIGSTGEPGMAVGAINAGIDYLSGKRADVGAEMKRMDQTLDGLRSYEENISATESRIRDVDVAKETAEMSKYNILQQVGTAMLAQANQLPQGVLQLLG; translated from the coding sequence ATGCAAGTCAGTAATAATATTTCATCATTCAATGTATGGAAAAACTATACCAACAACGTCAGCAGTCTGCGCGACTCGATGTCGAAGTTGTCTTCCGGCAGCCGCATCAATAACGCAGGTGACGATCCCTCAGGCCTGGCAATGAGTGAACGGCTGCGCACCCAGACCCGCAATACTTCAGCAGCGGCGAGCAACGTGGAAAACAAGCTCAATTATCTGCAGACCGCAGATTCGTGGATGCAGAAAATGCACGATATGCTCGGTCGTATGGGCGAACTGGCTGTAATGGCCAATGACGGGACTAAGTCGACCACGGATAAAGATATTCTGCAGAAAGAATTTGCACAGATGCAGGATGAAATGAAGCGTATTACCGGGGCAACGACAAGCGATACCGATGCTGCGGGAAAGTTCAATGGCCTTCGCCTGTTTCAGGCGGTTGATGCGGATACGAGCGGTGCATTGGATGGAGTTATTCAGCAGGTTGGCGCAGATGGCGGCCAGACGTTTGAAGGCGTTGCACTTGACCTGACGGCTGCGAATACGGACGTGATATATACCGACCTCGGTGCGGACGGTGCGCCCGCTGGAGGCGACGATACTGTATTTACCTGGGGAAGCCTGCTGACCAGCACGACCGATGGAAGTGGATTGAATATCGGATCCACCGGAGAGCCGGGAATGGCTGTTGGTGCAATTAATGCCGGGATTGATTACCTCAGTGGAAAACGTGCGGATGTCGGTGCGGAAATGAAACGCATGGACCAGACTCTGGACGGATTGCGCTCCTACGAAGAAAATATCAGTGCCACTGAAAGCCGTATCCGCGATGTGGATGTGGCCAAGGAAACCGCTGAAATGTCGAAATACAACATTCTTCAGCAGGTTGGAACGGCCATGTTGGCTCAGGCCAACCAGCTGCCGCAGGGTGTGCTGCAGCTTCTCGGCTAA
- the asnB gene encoding asparagine synthase (glutamine-hydrolyzing): MCGIAGFFSWDSNAPVPSRPLRRASERMALRGPDADGFYEQSGVGFAHRRLTVIDLTGGWQPLEDRASGVCLTYNGEIYNFRELRTQLVGLGHTFETQCDTEVLLHAYLQWGRACTERFVGIFAFAIYDPQEELLFLARDRMGAKPLYYAQTDEGVAFASTVAALRAFDGIGSDIEFDAVLHYFSSIRTTMGSRTLLRDVQTLEAGFQLTARRVNRSVEFQRYWEFPIVPESEKEAPPLSEAVETVRSLVEEAVAGQLVSDVPLGGFLSGGIDSSLIASLASKQGAYGAYNVGYGEHGCNEWPYVRMAAEFAEIQCREIHLNSDGFVDAWIFLMKEKGLPLSTPNEIPIWQLARSLREDYTVALSGEGADEVFGGYVTPYFSAYDFDRAKRKPSDAPGSVERALLRLYGQDCLPGHVAHHFLLNSWMAPATQQVLLQPDLSARFPAVWDFYQGLFDRFEGCSTLDKHMHLHARINLEGLLNRVDSSTMSASVEARVPFTDHRIADYLYRLPNEYRMAWRDESARQQGRVMNVAEIDSRNLVESKLLLRRAFRDEVPPEIMNRRKVSFPVPFREWFGGALRDFAGDTLSSSCLVGEMVQRPVLTELIDGADDPGYAMQLWPLVNLALWEQNGLHPEEGAPDPVASELLNSTCLT; the protein is encoded by the coding sequence ATGTGTGGAATTGCCGGTTTTTTCAGCTGGGATTCAAATGCGCCGGTTCCTTCCCGCCCCCTGCGGCGTGCGTCGGAACGAATGGCGTTGCGGGGTCCGGATGCAGATGGTTTCTATGAACAGAGCGGAGTGGGGTTTGCTCATCGTCGACTGACGGTGATCGATCTGACCGGTGGCTGGCAACCGCTCGAGGACCGCGCTTCCGGGGTTTGTCTCACGTATAACGGTGAGATCTATAATTTCAGAGAACTGCGCACACAACTGGTCGGACTCGGGCATACATTCGAAACGCAATGCGATACCGAAGTGCTGTTGCACGCCTATCTTCAGTGGGGGCGGGCGTGTACGGAACGGTTTGTCGGTATTTTCGCCTTTGCCATTTATGATCCGCAGGAAGAACTGCTTTTTCTGGCGCGTGACCGCATGGGGGCCAAGCCGCTCTATTATGCCCAAACCGATGAAGGTGTTGCATTTGCTTCAACGGTGGCGGCGTTGCGGGCCTTTGACGGGATCGGGTCGGATATTGAATTCGATGCCGTATTGCACTATTTCAGTTCAATTCGTACCACGATGGGGTCACGCACTTTGTTGCGGGATGTCCAAACCCTGGAAGCCGGTTTTCAGTTAACGGCCCGGCGCGTAAATCGATCGGTTGAGTTTCAGCGATATTGGGAATTTCCGATTGTTCCGGAATCTGAAAAAGAGGCGCCGCCGTTGAGTGAAGCGGTGGAAACCGTTCGTTCGCTGGTGGAAGAGGCGGTGGCCGGGCAGCTCGTGAGCGATGTCCCGCTGGGCGGCTTTCTCAGCGGCGGGATTGACTCCTCTCTGATTGCTTCGCTGGCGTCGAAGCAAGGCGCGTATGGCGCCTATAATGTCGGCTACGGGGAACACGGGTGCAATGAATGGCCGTATGTTCGAATGGCGGCGGAGTTTGCGGAAATCCAATGTCGGGAAATTCATCTCAATTCCGACGGATTTGTCGATGCCTGGATTTTTTTGATGAAAGAAAAGGGCTTGCCGCTCAGTACGCCGAACGAGATCCCGATTTGGCAGCTGGCCCGTTCGCTGCGGGAGGATTATACCGTGGCGTTGAGTGGCGAGGGAGCGGACGAGGTGTTCGGCGGGTATGTGACACCGTATTTTTCGGCGTATGATTTTGACCGTGCGAAACGAAAGCCGTCCGATGCGCCGGGGTCCGTGGAGCGGGCGCTGCTGCGGCTTTACGGACAGGACTGCCTGCCGGGGCATGTGGCGCATCACTTCCTGTTGAATTCCTGGATGGCACCGGCGACGCAACAGGTTTTGCTTCAGCCGGATCTGTCCGCGCGGTTCCCGGCTGTTTGGGATTTTTATCAGGGCCTGTTCGATCGGTTTGAGGGGTGCTCGACATTGGATAAACATATGCATCTGCATGCGCGCATTAATTTAGAAGGGCTTCTGAATCGGGTGGATTCAAGCACCATGTCGGCTTCGGTGGAAGCACGTGTGCCTTTTACTGATCACCGTATTGCGGATTATCTCTATCGATTGCCGAACGAGTACCGGATGGCATGGCGCGACGAATCCGCACGCCAGCAGGGGCGCGTGATGAATGTTGCAGAAATCGACTCGCGTAATTTGGTCGAGAGTAAGCTGCTGCTGCGCCGCGCCTTTCGGGACGAAGTTCCGCCGGAAATTATGAATCGTCGGAAGGTCAGCTTTCCGGTGCCGTTCCGGGAGTGGTTCGGAGGGGCGCTGCGTGATTTTGCCGGGGATACGCTTTCTTCTTCCTGTTTGGTGGGCGAAATGGTGCAGCGGCCTGTTTTGACGGAGCTTATTGACGGTGCTGATGATCCCGGTTACGCCATGCAGCTTTGGCCGCTTGTTAATCTGGCGCTTTGGGAGCAAAACGGATTACACCCGGAGGAGGGGGCGCCGGATCCTGTGGCATCTGAACTGCTAAACTCAACTTGTCTTACTTAA